The genomic region acatacTTTCCTGCTTTTCCAACTCctattggtttcttaactttgaatgaactagttgaactgaactagttggaTAAATGGaagtgaagaaaatattctctttgcATTTGCAGAAAAGGCTACTGGTGGTTGAAAGCTGGTTTAGCTATTCAACAGACTCTGGTttcaggtgcttagccagtggcACCTACTAGTTCTGTGGTTTGACTTTTaaaaacttggcagcaaacatgtactgcttaataatttttatataatttaaattattttaattagtttGGGCTTTAACATAGTTgtattcaaatttaattttaaatagatttctttaaaaatgtgtttaatttaaattaaaaaatcagatttaaaaaaagttgatttttatccacccacTTTGACAAAACAAGGCAATTATTATAAATGTGCTTTCCATCAAAGGATTGCAAAGTACTTTGCTgattaattaaacctcacaacacccttatgacgcaggtaagtattattattcgTATGTTTCAGATAAGGAAAATGATGCATAGGCACATTAAATTATTTAATCAAGTTTATACAGGAAATCAATAAGTgatccaggaatagaactcaggaatcCTAATTCCTATTCTTCCGGTGCTTTAGCTACAAGAGCATGCCTGATCGTGTTCAAGCCAGAAGCGAAGGGCTGTAGTCTGATGTAATTTTGTCATTAATCTGGGTAATTTACATGACTCTAGGTTTCAAAATGAGAATTGCAAGTTTAGTGTTATCAGTAAAGTTATCAGACTGggttgggattttttgttttttgtttggttttcatttCTACATGATATTTTATTGAAATCCATAAAACTCCATATACTAGACACTTAGCATTACTAGCAGTTTCTGCTCAGGATAAACCAAGATTTAGCCAGCGCAGAAAGTAAGAAGTATCCTTTTAGTGAAGCGAGGGGGtaggaatgtgtgtgtggtgtgagagatggagaggaaagagagagaataagGGAGGGGAATGTGGAGAACATAGATGGGAATAGGGGCAGTGAGAAGTTGAGGGTGATTGGAGATAAAAGAaatgggagggagaatggggAACAGGGTAACTGTGGAGAGGCAAGGAGAGAGAATGTGAGGGGAAATGGGAGGTTGCAGGAACAGGGAGGGAAGATAGAGAAACAATGCTAGTTCCTGTAACCAAGGAGCTAGGAGAGAGTAAATTCACCTACAAGAGTCATCTAGAGAAGGGCTACCACCTCTGCTTGCCTCTCATTATGCAACCCTTTTTTGCATCCATGTCACACTGTAAACTACAAAAATTACTGCCTTCCACTCTGTTAACCAAGGTCTGACTGTAGTCCTCTCTTATCCGAAGCTTTTACTATTTGAAGTgacctcccatccccaaacttgTAATAATTTAATTGAAGTCTCCCACTTACCCAGATTAATTCAGTATCCCCTTTCCAGTCAGCTACCACAAAAGGTTTTACTTTTATATAAATAACACTCTGAACTCTACTCCTGGCGTAACCTAATCTTCCATGGGCTTCTTATTCTTCCCTTGAATGCTAATACATGAAACCCGTGATGTGTAGTATTAATTCACAAGATCGCTTTTTGATTCTCTTCAGCACTTGATATGGCTTCTTCTCCAACTGTGTTGATGCGCCTAATGGCCTCCGCGTATTCTGTTGCGCACAGAGCTGGAACAATAGTCAGAAATGTGATGGCTGGCGGAGACCTGGGCATAGTGGAGAAGGTACTTATTTTGCTTAATACTGATTATGTCTGTTAAGAACATTGAGTTAAAAACAGCCCAAGGAGTTCTTTCTGAAGATCAGACAGCTCCCGCACAATTAGGGAGAGCGGGTGCTgcgacagactgacaatatcctggcATACTTTATTGAATTAGGTTTAATACCTTTGGTGACCATTGTATTCAAAATGCAGTTGTATATGAGTTATTGTGGAGTTGTATGTAACTCCTCTAGGaggaggggttttttaatgtcCATCCTTTGTTGTCCATCCTCTGAAGCCACCCCCTGGAGAGGTTGGCATAtatgaattcaaactggattctccagggaccaacagacaaattaaaaaccaggctatttatccaaaaatcctaTCTGGCTCAGGTtgttcttcctgatccagcaaatggacaggacccctGGGTCATGGGGACCCCAGTCCTTAGGGTAGGATTGGAAGGACGGGGCCTACTGGAGcccaatagggttgccaactttctagttgCACAAAACCGGACACCCTAGCCCTGCCACTGCCCTGAGACCCTGCCTCTGCTTActgcattccccctcccttggtgggttgttctcccacaccctcactcactttcactgggctggggcagggggttgggatgcaggctctaactggggatgtgggctctgaggtggggccagaaatgagggattcggaatgtgggagggggctgcgggttgaggcagggggttggggtgcaggagggggtgagggctttgggctgagggtgctggctctggggtggggctggggatgaggaatttggggttcaggagggtgctACTGAtttgtggggggctgagagttTGGGCTcggttggggcatgggcttacctcaggcagctcccggtcagcagtgcagcaTGGGGGATAAGGCAGGTTGCCTGTCCTGACCCACGTGACCCAGAAGCAGCCAGGAGGTCCGGGTCCTAGGCTCCACGCACCGCTCTTGCCTGCAGGTAACATCCTCACCAGCTCCCATGGGCTGGAACCCCATCTTGGCCCCATCTCTAATCTTGTTGCAGCATTTTATATAAGATGCAATAACCAACTCTCCCCCCAGATTCCTGGTCTCCAGTTACCCAACTGACAGCAGTTTCTGGGCTGGTATATCTTACTTCAGTGATTTCTCTAAATGTTCTTACagcttttccttttctgtttctCCTTTCCCCTAGCAGGCAATAGAGCATCCTCATTataaaatatttacactttttttACTGGAGTGATTTTGATTTAATGATTAGTTTTTGAATGCTTTGTtcatcctttccccccccccatatgaAAGAGAAAATATATCCTATTCAGGTCTAATTGCAATTTCTTTCAATGTGCTGGTAATGTGCTTAGTTATCCTAACCACAGTAAGTTAGAGATCCAGAGCTTGGTAATGCTATCACACAATCATCTTACTCCTGGTATCATTTAATAAATGTGTGTTCTAATTCAATTACTATGACTCTTAGCATATTGTGCATTTTAAGCCTAAGAAATAGAATATGCACCAGAAGTAGGTCCTTGTTAACACACTTTTTTCTTTATGATCTTTTAATGTTATTGCCTCCCTTCTTGCTACtcttaactttttcttttttaaacataaaagtcCCCAAAACTTTCTACTTCATGCCCCCTAATTACCCTtgtctgtgccccctcccccaccattctGGGAGATGGGGGACCCAGACGGGGGCAAGGGGGAATGAGGCTGGGGCCAAAGCTGGGGACAGGGGTGGTGCTGGGTGCCTCTCCCCCACTTGCCCTCCTGGCCCCAACTGCACCTCCCTGAATGTTCTTCCTCTTCCAACAGTTTGGAGACCTCTGGTCTAACTTGATCCCAGCCTCTTCTCTCACTTCTTTAGCATATATGACTTTACAAACAATCTTGTTTGACTCATTTTGTTGATAATGAAATATTTACCAGATACCTGCTGGTCAGAGAAATAAATCTACTAGCTAGAGGTCAGTACAAAAAAGAAGAGGGCCTACCAATGAGAACCAGGGATAATGCAATGGGGAGAAgtccagctcccccatccctacCTCTTCCTTGCTGGGTTTCCTATCAGGATgctagttttcagagtagcagccatgttagtctgtatccgcaaaaagaacaggagtacttgtggcaccttagagactaacattgcTGGATCATGCTAAGAGGTTCCAACTTTTTGTATTTGCTCTGGTCACTAGTGTCCCCTAAATTTGAAGCTCCACCTGTTTCCCCTTCAGGGTGTTGAAAGAGGGTTTTTCTCTCCCCATCTTTATCCCAGGCCCCTCCTGCCTGCTGTGATGGGCTGGAGATCTTTGCTACTCTACTCTTCTCCCAACCTCTGATTGGGACAGTCTTGGATAATCATTATCTGTATTACAGTAATACCTAGAGGCTCCAGCCAAGactagggctccattgtgctaggcactgtacatttcTAATAAGGGATATCCCTACCCTGAAGAGTATATAATCTAATATACAAGATGCCATTTTCCaaatgggggaactgaggcacggagagattAGTGATCTGCCCAAGGATCCACAGTAAATTCAAATCATTTGTGTCCCAGTCCAGGGCCTCAGTCACAAAACCaactttcttttctttgctggcagggagatggactggatgGCCTAAaaggtctcttctgtttctaaCTCTTGTGATTCTGTGAACAATATCCTGACATTCTTATTCTCACTGAAGTctgtcaataggagttttgcatgTGCAAGGATTACAGGATTTAGACCTGTATTGGAACAGCAATACTCAACAAAAAAACTGCCAAAACAATAGAGGTCTCTTCCCCGACTCCCCACCGCCCAATAATCATATAAGGCCAAATACTACAAAATAAGAACAATGTCAGGGGGATTATTTTAGTAAATGGGGAAAGTTATAATGATAATCACATCTTGTTTGATATTAGTTCAAAAACTATGCACAACAGGCAAAATGCTAACTTGCACTTTAGCAGCCTGGCCTTTGCTAGTCCACTATGTGAGTGATCCTTAGACTTCAGTGGTTTGTGGGGTGTGGAAAATGTCTGCAGACTATAGATAAAATggatgtaacttttttttttaaaacaaattccaTATAGactaaaaaaaaagcttttccaCAAAATcacagccccaatcctgcaaagtctgTATCTATACATGAATAAGATTATTATTTTTGGCTTTGTGCATTGAATCAAAATTTAgtataatttcattttattatgCTTTAACACATTTGACATGCAGGAAAATGTCATCATCCTCACCTTTTTATAGTTGTAAAAAGTTATTTTGAGTGAGCCATTTATCCCAGAAATTGTAAGTAGCTGCATTTTCCTAAGCAGTTGTGCTTCTGAATAATGCAAATTGACAACACTAACAGAAGTTATAGCAACTTCCTTCTCTTTGCCCTTCCCAAGGAACAGCTCCCTAGACATCAACATGTGCAGAATGCCACCTGTCTTCTCAGATGTATAAACATCTTCAGACAACTAATGGCTACCTAATCTttccaccgaagacctggaccaccgcTGGGTcagggcttgcggggcccctgtggggcccggggcaaattgccccacttgcacacacacacacccgctccccgggcagccctgcttcgGCAGCAGGTCTCAGTCCCTCCCGGAGCGAAGGACGTGCCGCTCAGTAGTGGAGCGGCACAATCCCGCTGCTGCggcttatttttttttttcccccctgcttggggcagcagaaaacctggagccagccctgcttctgcCTTTACATCCCTTTGCTTGTTCTTCACCTTTACTCTGTGTCCTTCCATACGTCAGCTCACAGCTGAAATAACAGACCTCTTCTCTGCAACTCCTGCCTCTTCAACTCTCTGTCTTTTCAGTAGCATGTGAAAACATTTTTCTCCCCTATTTATGTCTCTTAATTTCTATCGCCTTCTCTTATGTTTATTTAACTTAATATACTACTTGTATGAATGTTATCATACAAAATAAGGATGTTTTGTGATGAATCCACTAAGAAGGTACAACACATGCAGCATTGGAACAAGCTTCCTCACACTGCCCTACCAGTGTATTTCACTCTTGAGACAGATAAGAGAGAGAACTCTGTCTCAATGACctattcagtccttggcttctctCGAATTGGTTAATTGGGATGGTGATTTCTGTGACAAGGATCCTtctccactaggaactggataTCAATGATAAGTGCGATACAGGCCACTGTGTTGTTTTTAAAGTAGAATAATTCCTTCTCATCCTTTGCAGTGTGGACCCAATGACTTGCAGACCAAAGCCGACCGACTGGTACAAATGAGCATTTGCACTTCACTGGCACGGAAATTCCCCCGAGTGACAATCATCGGAGAGGAGGTGAGAACTCTGTTTATCTACGTTTTCAAGATGTTAATTTGCCACTTATGATTTACATTTGTCATTTGCAGGCTTAAGAGAGCCATGTGTACTCTTTACTTTTTATCTTCCCTCCCAATTACCCTTCCCTCAGCATTAGCCTCATCAGATGACTTGACAGCAAATCCAATGATTGGAAGGCAAGTCCCAAATCCCCCTCTCACGCCTGCAACCAGGCCAAGTTAACTTGGGATAAAAGTAAAGGCTGGCACATGGCTAAAACCTGGGGAGTGGCTATATCACTTTATATCTAGGAATGGAACCATGTTTGGGAGCTGCAAAGGCTCACACATAGTGCTCTCTGGCTGTTGCCTGTTTCTGTTAGTGTCTTTGTGTCCTTTTGTCAGGACCTGCCCTCTCATGATGTAGATGAGGAGTTGATTGAGGACGGTCAGTGTGAGGAAATACTGAAGAAAGCTTTTCCACCACAGTACAGCTCCATTAAAGAGGAAGAGGTAATAAACATGTTACACTTACTTTCTTATCCCTATATAGCTTATTAGTCTTATCTAAGAAAGATCCAAGAAATAAAACAGGTACACCACTACTTCGATatcacccaatataacacggatttggatataacgcggtaaaccagtgctctgggtgggggcgggctgcacactccggtggatcaaagcaacttcagtataacatggtttcacctataacgcggtaagattttttttggctcccaaggacagcattatatccaggtagaggtgtaattttgATGTTGTCAGCTTATCTTTTGGTTTAAGTGCCACATTCAAtttaaaaaggaagtattttcaaAGTGACAGTCCTAAAAATGGAAGCCCTCTAATTATCCACAGAATGGGTGTAGCATGGGCAGCAGAACTGCAGATTTCTCTGTAATGTTCCATGAATGTGTATCAGAGCTATACTAAAGGGACCACCTTTAGGAGTGAGAGGGTAGTTTAGTTTCCATGCCCATTGAAtccttgtatgcagtgttgttgtagtcatgttggtcccagaatattagagacacaaggtgggcaAGGTAATGTCTGTTATTGgacaacttcagttggtgagagagacaagtttacAGAACTCTTAGTAATCCTTGACATCTCTACTGAGATTGCAAGCATCATTGTTAATTAGTGCAAGTGGTGGTGGATTAATATTAGGTTTTAAATGTGGACGCCTTTCCATACAAAATGGACTGAGCTCACCAAATCCATATTACATAGCCAGCTGAATAGCTGGTGAAAAGTCTAATATCTCTTTACAAATCCCTGGAGCTGTCCAGTCCTATATATAATAAACATTTATGAACATTAATGTAATTTTTGTTTGCACTTTAAGTGTAAGATTTCTTAACAATTGTGAGGTTTATCCTCCTCTCGCTGCTGCTAACTAGTACTATTATACCAATAGTTTAATTTCCGTGATTTGTGATTCCTCTTGTGTTGTgtgcatttctttttttcttttattttttttttagcttgtCGTGTGGGTTGATCCTCTGGATGGGACCAAAGAATACACCGAAGGTTGGCTTCTCTTTTTCTTATTTGTACTGATTTGAAAAATTACTTCAGTTTAATTAAAGTAACATGAACATTTCTAGAACATTCTAGAAGCTTATCAATCTGTGGTGACCAGAGTCCATCAGAATAGATAGAAAATGTTGGGAGGGAAAGAGGtaggtgtgcgtgtgtgcgttAGTTAGACTGGTCATAGCACTAGAaatatactgtagggaacaaCCTGCAGTGACAGGGGAGGGACTAGGTGACATAATAGTTCTTTTCTATTTCTAATTTCTATAATGTGGTGATCTCCCACTTACATAGTGGCCTGAAGAACAGGAGGCctggagaaccactgaactagaaaAGACTGGGTTGTGAAGTAATTGAGAAGGGCCAGACTCAAAGTCGGAATTTTTTTGATTAGATGGGCATGTAAGCAGGATCCAAATGTATGTATTACAAGCCAGGAATAAGCAGAATTTCTTAAATGCTTCAtattagaaaaagaaaatgtcaCTTAACTTTGTTGGGCAAAGAAGGATTTCCTCACTAAGTGGTTTTCCTGGCACTGTTTTGGGGGTTCTCTTGTCCACATCAACAATTTGAGCTCTGCTGAACTGACTCATGACATTTCCAGAAGCCCTCGCTGGAGTTATGCTATTTGTATATTTTCTACTAAATGCTCTGTTGGTACTTGCCTGCAGACACCCATGTACAGTGCCACAAAGTTTTCAGCTAAGAGACTTCCTTGGCAAGAAGTTTGtataagatttattttttaaacagttatGACTCCTGTAATCCTATTTCATAACTTGTATGAGATTTTATTCACATTCGGCCCCAGCTCAAACCTGGCAACATACTGCGTGCCTTCCACTACCATTAACTTCCATGGGAGTTGAGGGTATTCAACACTTCATAGGATGGGGCCTTTTCTTTTACATACATTTGCTTTGGATATGCCTTAAATGGCTTTTATTAATAGTAACCTTTAATATCGGATACATTCTCTCTCTGGCTTTTCTTTGCAAGGGGAAGGATCAATgaactagagatggaaaagacctaaacTTGTTTTATCCTACAATATTTGTGTCCCCATCATTCAAAACACACAGATGTTACTACTGTATTTACAGCATTCTTTTAAAACATCATAATTACTTTTATCATGGAAGTAAACTTCTTCTTTTTTGTAGAACATTGGGGTCTGTAGGCAAGTGGACTTACCCCTgcagcggcgcctcctgctggtcatccataggaattagctcttccagaatcctggagcaccccctgcaggctggtgatccgccttaccgctggcccccatctccctcccaggaccccagtgcccctttctctgggttgctgcgcctctggcagtacccccacactctgggtcttcccacccaggggaacccccacccactaaccccacctcgcctcagtgtgatgctactgccagtcaccatctagccccactccctggggcagactgcagtatacgccactcatcacaggcaaggttgggttagacctgctgcctctctctctagctgggctgcccctctgcagccccggtACTGGTCTTAGGCCCTCACCCAGGCCCACAGCCttgggctttcctaggccagagctccccagctcctgcttCCACCCACTCacttcccggaacccaataggtacaagGTCCAGTCCTTTCACGTaaccgggcagagttcctctgggcggcgtccactggctccctttacgccttcgaggagcagtgggcgctgtccggggttctctgctcggtgtccccatcaggttcccttcgtttgaCCCTTTGACAGCACTTCTGTCCCTgttatttcattagttgtcccctgaaaCCACTTGGTTTCCAGGTCCTGTGGATCCCCCCCTTAAGGCTGGTGGGGGAGTCCTTCAGCAATAGGTACAGGGACCAATCCTGCAAGTACTTATTAGGCTTCTCTGAAAAGTCTGCAGTGCCACTACCGTATCTTCCTGTTGCATCTTGTGATAAGCTAGACTGTGaactctttgtggcaggggaattttttttttattattattattattttttttttaattgtgggcCTGTGTAACATCTGGCACAATTGGCACTACTGCTTAGTACCAAGTGTTTGCCGATTCAGGCCTGTGGTTTATCTGAATGTCATTTACATAGTACTATGTAGTGATAGACTTCCTAATATTTAATGTGCATGTTGGCTCAGATTGTCAAACATGACTAGTAATTTTTGGATGCCTCAAGTTTTGAGCATCCAATTTCAGACATCTTAACAGGGTCTTATTTGTCAGAATACAGATTGCTCAGAGTATCAcattgtctcaagttgggcaactAAAAATGAAGGCATCCACAATAACTAGTGACTTTTGACAATCTTGGCCATTATTAATATTTTCAAGTAATTGAACAAAGATAGAGGATTGTAGGTTTGCATgagggctgggttttttttttcttactcccATTTTCAATCATTACTGAATAATATTTATTACTTCTTCACAGGTCTCCTCGACCATGTAACAGTTCTTATTGGAATTGCTTATGAAGGTAAAGCAATAGCAGGAGTTATTAACCAGCCCTTCTACAACTATGAGGTAATAAATGCACTGATTTTTTGCTTGAGAGCACTAAATGATCTGTAACTATCACTTCTAGGACACATGTCTAGTTCACACACTTTCTGCTCAATGGTGCTTGATCTACACTACATACCCCACTTCACTAGCTAGAGCTAATGGTGTAATATAAGGAACTTTTGATCTGTGTGCTTCTTGATGATGATTTCTTGGAACTGAATTCCAAGGCCATGCAAATAACTGCAACAGCTCTCCACTCTTTATGGTAACAAGACATTACATGTATTGTAGCTAGGTTCTCATGTAAGTGTAAAACCCATGATATCTTGCTCCAGGCTGGTGGCTCTTTGGA from Mauremys mutica isolate MM-2020 ecotype Southern chromosome 3, ASM2049712v1, whole genome shotgun sequence harbors:
- the BPNT1 gene encoding 3'(2'),5'-bisphosphate nucleotidase 1 yields the protein MASSPTVLMRLMASAYSVAHRAGTIVRNVMAGGDLGIVEKCGPNDLQTKADRLVQMSICTSLARKFPRVTIIGEEDLPSHDVDEELIEDGQCEEILKKAFPPQYSSIKEEELVVWVDPLDGTKEYTEGLLDHVTVLIGIAYEGKAIAGVINQPFYNYEAGADAVLGRTIWGVLGLGAFGFQLKEVPAGKHIITTTRSHSSKLVNDCISAMNPDNVVRVGGAGNKIIQLIEGKASAYVFASPGCKKWDTCAPEAILHAVGGKLTDIHGNPFHYNKEVKHMNSAGVLATLRNFDYYASRVPESVKQALVP